A stretch of the Microtus ochrogaster isolate Prairie Vole_2 linkage group LG2, MicOch1.0, whole genome shotgun sequence genome encodes the following:
- the Sumo3 gene encoding small ubiquitin-related modifier 3, which produces MSEEKPKEGVKTENDHINLKVAGQDGSVVQFKIKRHTPLSKLMKAYCERQGLSMRQIRFRFDGQPINETDTPAQLEMEDEDTIDVFQQQTGGTASRGTVPTPGHCLDICY; this is translated from the exons ATGTCGGAAGAGAAGCCCAAG GAGGGAGTGAAGACAGAGAATGACCACATCAACCTGAAAGTGGCAggacaggatggctcagtggtgcaGTTCAAGATCAAGAGGCACACACCACTGAGCAAGCTGATGAAGGCGTACTGCGAGAGGCAG gGCTTGTCAATGAGGCAGATTCGATTCCGGTTTGATGGACAACCAATCAATGAAACAGACACCCCAGCCCAG CTGGAGATGGAGGATGAGGACACCATTGACGTATTCCAGCAGCAGACAGGAGGAACAGCTTCCCGAGGGACCGTCCCCACACCCGGTCATTGTCTTGACATCTGCTATTGA